From Plasmodium yoelii strain 17X genome assembly, chromosome: 11, a single genomic window includes:
- a CDS encoding GTP-binding protein, putative codes for MIKTTKLLLLKNASSTKSITPYLAKPFLNINFLNSEDIPFWLNSEYIKKGNTIFSSKIIAYPVYVAQTIHKYKPLDIPQIAIFGRSNVGKSSLINALMNYREVAQASKTPGRTRHLFIYNLLNYISVVDLPGYGFAKVSKSLRDNWSILIEEYLNKAKNLKRALCLIECTELFTPYDYVLLDMFIMKNIPFQIIVTKIDKLKAEELHHAMIKIISIIENYKKKVKVFNENIHKKNNTFKKESCEFNINEYLFNVSSLKRFGIQELRANLSLIALDNAKIKQR; via the exons atgataaaaacaaCCAAATTGTTACTACTCAAGAATGCGTCGTCTACAAAAT CAATAACACCTTATTTAGCTAAACCATTTctcaatataaattttttgaatagTGAAGATATTCCTTTTTGGCTTAATTCtgaatat ATCAAAAAGGGGAATACAATTTTCAGTTCCAAAATTATTGCATATCCCGTTTATGTAGCTCAAACAATTCATAAGTATAAGCCACTAGACATTCCACAG ATTGCCATTTTTGGAAGATCAAATGTGGGGAAATCGAGTTTAATAAATGCTCTGATGAATTATAGGGAAGTTGCTCAAGCATCTAAAACGCCA GGTCGAACGagacatttatttatttacaacTTATTAAATTACATATCTGTTGTAGATTTACCAGGATATGGTTTTGCAAAAGTTTCGAAAAGCCTTAGAGATAATTGGTCGATACTTATAgaagaatatttaaataaagcaaaaaatttaaagagAGCTTTATGCTTAATTGAATGTACAGAATTATTTACACCTTATGATTATGTTTTGTTGGACATGttcataatgaaaaatattccTTTTCAAATTATAGTTACAAAAATAGATAAACTAAAG gCTGAAGAATTACATCATGcaatgataaaaattatttcaataattgaaaattataaaaaaaaagtaaaagtGTTTAATGagaatatacataaaaaaaataatacttttaAGAAGGAAAGTTGTGAATTCAAcataaatgaatatttattcAATGTTTCAAGTTTAAAGCGTTTTGGAATTCAAGAGTTAAGAGCAAATTTAAGTTTAATAGCTTTAGATAATGCAAAAATAAAGCAGCGATAA
- a CDS encoding mitochondrial import inner membrane translocase subunit TIM16, putative: MLPFKPLSQFIFQFVFITSTALGKAFIQAYKEIIKNKNNTNLIKEKYNSYMNVEEALNILNLDRNKIYKKLTKEELMSLKEEINNRHIVLNKLNAKSGTYNGSAYIQKKAEVAKNILFQHLKID, translated from the exons atgttaccATTTAAGCCGCTAAGTCAgtttatttttcaatttgtttttataacTTCTACTGCTTTGGGGAAAGCCTTTATACAg GCATAtaaagaaattataaaaaacaagaataatacaaatttaataaaagagaaatataattcatatatgAATGTTGAAGAGGctttaaacattttaaatttagacagaaataaaatatataaaaaattaacaaaagaaGAATTAATGTCACTAAAAgaggaaataaataatagacATATCGTTTTAAATAAACTTAACGCAAAATCTGGGACATATAATGGATCTgcttatatacaaaaaaaggCAGAAGTagcaaaaaatattttgtttcaacatttaaaaatagattaa
- a CDS encoding DNA photolyase, with protein MNEIKPNVGKHGNEMFMKDSVNKITEDAGSLPRENYIQMNKEITNIDTLKNEKFNEEIQKKIKPNTSLREQPSSLILNISTYGDVKNDNSNNNNNNSAKISKLTNKDTNIKMDAMQNERRGNRIPTNNSSDFVSTKMQHLPSKGDTSNEKNEYPIDKKEHKIDCIDSKGSNHEYMSNKHGDTNVKDSHTDSKQEHMNSKCGYINTKDNRANSKHNPINNKPNRINLNMRNINKQTDTECRKGYDDKMRNGIKHAKIEKKTGAILHKNNKIKSSGILGSELISKDNKINNNEIKNKKNPYDVSNEKKLKILEKRVRCLNTYYNRKDMGSCSLNSSVQYNDGNINGNENSIKKNVLLLLTRDFRIADNWSIIYAYDMAKKNKCNLLACTYINRKEKFTERYINIKLKVLKNLEEEFKKLNIPFYVIPIFMIDEFMEFLRIHEIKTVVCDFHSLGYQKQFVENLVQMSNKKKIKILQVDSHNIIPLWITSKMEESSIRTIKPKIQTHLSSFLIEYIKLERFDQIIKYPEPFDIVSLYKKLTVNNSCSVLSNFVCTEKKAREILEDFCKNKLDKYSVKRNDPNYDTINLLIPYINLGIISSQRCILEVNKYALQFPSIHASSGKEYFNDDLLIKKELADNFCFYNKNYDNFNGAKDWAKESLKKHELDKRNHLYDYEDFRNARTHNDIWNCCQLQLINEGTIHEFLRMYWAKKILNWSENSRTALKCAIKLTNEFSIDGKTANAYVSIMSSIMGVHDQSWNERSVFGKIRYMDYNSCKRNFDINLYMSKYPKGKENALIVQKIPTMTFSSYIKKRKNSELMPIQENKNEKVQKKKASMSGGNDTEAKSGTKLK; from the exons atgaacGAAATAAAACCAAATGTTGGTAAACATGGTAACGAAATGTTTATGAAAGATAGTGTGAATAAAATTACAGAGGATGCTGGCTCCTTACCTAGGGAAAATTACATTCAAatgaataaagaaataacaaatattgacacattaaaaaatgaaaaatttaacgaagaaattcaaaaaaaaataaaaccaaaTACTTCATTAAGGGAACAACCAAGTAGCCTAATACTCAATATTAGCACATATGGCGATGTAAAAAAcgataatagtaataataataataataattctgCGAAAATTTCCAAACTAACAAATAAAGATACCAATATTAAAATGGACGCCATGCAAAATGAAAGGCGAGGAAATCGTATCCCTACTAACAATAGTAGTGATTTCGTTAGTACGAAAATGCAACATCTTCCCTCCAAAGGAGATACATCAAATGAGAAAAATGAATACCCAATTGATAAAAAAGAACACAAAATCGATTGTATAGATTCAAAAGGTAGCAACCATGAATATATGAGTAACAAACATGGCGATACAAATGTGAAAGATAGCCACACAGATAGTAAACAAGAACATATGAATAGCAAATGTGGATACATAAATACAAAGGATAATCGTGCAAATAGTAAGCATAATCCTATAAATAACAAACCCAATcgtataaatttaaatatgagAAACATAAACAAACAAACCGATACGGAATGTAGAAAGGGATATGATGATAAAATGAGAAATGGGATAAAACATGCtaaaatcgaaaaaaaaactgGTGCAatattacataaaaataataaaattaagtCTTCTGGTATATTAGGTAGTGAATTAATAAgtaaagataataaaataaataataatgagataaaaaataaaaagaatcCATATGATGTATCAAATGAAAAGAAACtaaaaatattagaaaaaCGTGTTAGATGTttaaatacatattataatagAAAAGATATGGGGAGTTGTAGTTTGAATAGTTCAGTACAATATAATGATGGAAACATAAATGGAAATGAAAatagtattaaaaaaaatgtactattattattaactcGTGATTTCAGAATAGCTGATAATTGgtctattatatatgcatatgatatggcaaaaaaaaacaaatgtaATTTATTAgcatgtacatatattaatagaaaagaaaaatttactgaaagatatataaatataaaattaaaagttttaaaaaatttagaagaagaatttaaaaaattaaacatCCCATTTTATGTTATTCCAATATTTATGATAGACGAATTTATGGAATTTTTAAGAATCCATGAAATAAAAACAGTTGTCTGTGATTTTCATTCATTAGGATATCAAAAACAATTTGTTGAAAATCTTGTACAAAtgtcaaataaaaaaaaaataaaaattttacaaGTCGATTCACATAATATAATACCATTATGGATAACATCAAAAATGGAAGAATCCTCAATTCGAACTATAAAGCCAAAAATCCAAACTCActtatcttcatttttaatagaatatataaaattagagCGTTTTGaccaaattataaaatatccAGAACCATTTGATATTGTAagtttatataaaaaattaacagTTAATAATTCTTGCTCAGTTCTGTCAAATTTTGTGTGTACAGAAAAAAAAGCCAGAGAAATTTTGGAAGATTTTtgcaaaaataaattagaCAAATATAGTGTAAAAAGAAATGACCCCAATTACGATACGATTAATCTCCTTATTCCGTACATCAATTTGGGAATTATATCATCACAAAG gTGCATACTCGAAGTTAACAAATATGCCCTGCAATTTCCTTCTATTCATGCCTCAAGTGGAAAAGAATATTTTAACGACgatttattaataaagaaAGAATTGGCAGACAATTTTTGTttctataataaaaattatgataattttaacgGGGCCAAAGATTGGGCAAAAGAGAGTTTAAAAAAACACGAATTAGACAAAAGAAATCATTTATATGATTACGAAGATTTTCGAAATGCTAGGACACATAATGACATTTGGAATTGTTGCCAATtacaattaataaatgaagGTACAATTCACGAATTTTTAAGAATGTATTGGGCAAAAAAAATTCTGAACTGGTCAGAAAATTCTAGAACAGCATTAAAATGCGCAATTAAATTAACCAATGAATTTTCTATTGATGGAAAAACAGCTAATGCATATGTTTCCATCATGTCATCTATTATGGGTGTTCATGATCAAAGTTGGAATGAAAGAAGTGTTTTTGGGAAAATTCGATACATGGATTATAATAGTTGTAAGCGTAATTTTGACATAAACTTATATATGTCAAAATACCCCAAAGGGAAAGAAAATGCCTTAATTGTTCAGAAAATTCCGACTATGACTTTTTCaagttatataaaaaaaagaaaaaatagcGAGCTGATGCCTATccaggaaaataaaaatgaaaaggtTCAGAAGAAAAAGGCCTCCATGTCGGGAGGGAACGATACGGAAGCGAAAAGTGGCACGAAGTTAAAATGA
- a CDS encoding 6-cysteine protein → MFRLSIFGPLFLWSIFLIIKTNCFYFKVDSELISKDSNIRKCYKEHYLNFQGQIVQVCNDKIVTNTSISNNIYISAYNTENKWEEKLKLFNDHTKRKIEYFYSFINNENLVIVYCFSKSLNYSPYECHNAISTDLITFTTQKINIDFKSIDPLSLQDYSISELDIFEKKYILICGLDTQRTQYGEYNKFILCNASSDGGINWTEKFTFFVTGVDPKLKYTKLVPKINGNEIGFLYYSEIESLNRYLKCKYKDGYDYECYLVGLARLESYMWDISKIRGYYISIISNNKQPPHYIYYMHTNIYTIPLEAPTSTDVDYQKGNLFPLDSYRLIYNYVAGKNSYTYILKHTGAVKYCALLYIKREHMNPGFVKHGNKYICTILYDDLIVDGDDRYFTLGVYNGAKHDIRKCFHVKYNKDSEPVNIIHKIESIYEYNNYRLYTLYIKKDLERYFIFDITLECYLGEDFFLRLKLYFKNNYVLQTSDLNKNQNSINLYNNNIIYFTLPSPEYEKTLMPQLKFPQYTRYVKLPDKNYIFQLPSYIKNEVTLQLPFVNKNNMNNQVIKNVVINPSSENTQNNKNIVGLDFSNANICDYANINPNCDNIVINENKINVTIDTKTNQDIQLAIICPITKKNKNTCFNDIYFNKKKKFIRDHLKDQQGLLTIYPKMYIHGLVNDNTPYEESLLTIPKTYIQKFNEKKNNYNNTFICKCHSNDILYEITYTFV, encoded by the exons ATGTTTCGGTTATCGATTTTTGGGCCTCTTTTTCTTTGgagtatatttttaattataaaaacaaactgtttttattttaaagtaGATAGTGAACTAATATCAAAAGATTCGAATATTCGTAAATGTTATAAAGAACACTATTTAAATTTCCAAGGACAAATAGTCCAAGTATGTAATGACAAAATAGTTACAAACACTTCAATAAGtaacaatatttatatatctgCATATAATACAGAAAATAAATGggaagaaaaattaaaattatttaatgatcatacaaaaagaaaaattgaatatttttatagttttataaataatgaaaactTAGTAATAGTATACTGTTTTAGTAAATCATTGAACTATTCACCATATGAATGTCACAATGCAATTTCTACAGATTTAATAACATTTACAActcaaaaaattaacatcGATTTTAAGTCAATAGATCCATTAAGTTTACAAGATTATTCAATAAGCGAATTAgatatatttgaaaaaaaatatatccttATATGTGGTCTAGATACACAAAGAACACAATACGGAGaatataacaaatttattttatgtaatGCCAGTTCTGATGGTGGAATTAATTGGAC GGAAAAATTCACCTTCTTCGTAACAGGAGTTGATCCCAAGTTAAAATACACAAAACTAGTTCCTAAGATCAATGGAAATGAAATAGGATTTCTATATTACTCTGAAATAGAGAGTTTAAATAGATActtaaaatgtaaatataaagaCGGATATGATTATGAATGTTATTTGGTAGGGTTGGCACGACTTGAAAGTTATATGTGGGACATTTCAAAAATCAGAGGATATTATATATCAATAATTTCTAATAATAAACAACCAccacattatatatattatatgcatactaatatatatacaatccCATTAGAAGCCCCTACAAGTACGGATGTAGATTATCAAAAAGGAAACTTATTTCCTTTAGATAGCTATagattaatatataattatgttgCTGGAAAGAATAgctatacatatatattaaaacataCTGGTGCCGTTAAATATTGTgcactattatatataaaaagagAGCACATGAATCCCGGATTTGTTAAACatggaaataaatatatatgtacaattttatatgatGATTTAATTGTTGATGGTGATGATAGATATTTTACTTTAGGAGTTTATAATGGTGCTAAACATGATATAAGAAAATGTTTCcatgttaaatataataaagattCAGAACCCGttaatataatacataaaatagaatcaatatatgaatataacaattatagattatatacattatatataaaaaaagatttagaaagatattttatttttgatataaCATTAGAATGTTATTTAGGTGAAGATTTTTTCTTaagattaaaattatattttaaaaataattatgtattACAAACTTCagatttaaataaaaatcaaaattctataaatctatataataataatataatctACTTTACCCTACCAAGCCCAGAATATGAAAAAACGTTGATGCCACAATTAAAATTTCCTCAATATACTAGATATGTTAAACTTCctgataaaaattatatatttcaattaCCGTCTTATATTAAAAACGAAGTCACGTTACAACTTCCTTTtgtcaataaaaataatatgaacaatCAGGTGATAAAAAATGTCGTGATCAATCCAAGTAGCGAAAAtacacaaaataataaaaatattgttggACTCGATTTTTCTAATGCTAATATATGCGACTATGCTAATATAAATCCTAATTGTGACAACATtgtaataaatgaaaataaaataaatgttacTATTGATACAAAAACTAATCAAGATATACAGCTAGCTATTATATGTCCtataactaaaaaaaataaaaatacatgttttaatgatatttattttaataagaaaaaaaaatttattcgAGATCACCTAAAAGATCAACAAGGATTATTAACCATATATCCAAAAATGTACATACATGGATTAGTAAATGATAATACCCCATATGAAGAATCCTTATTGACTATACCTAAAACTTATATTcaaaaatttaatgaaaaaaaaaacaattataataACACCTTTATTTGTAAGTGCCACTCAAATGACATCCTATACGAAATTACCTACACATTCGTTTAA